The following are from one region of the Biomphalaria glabrata chromosome 4, xgBioGlab47.1, whole genome shotgun sequence genome:
- the LOC129926044 gene encoding uncharacterized protein LOC129926044 translates to MARLNKRLAQLKQARMSRKLDLERVTGKSKTLVDLDKSSTSTTSSRSISSSTPSPTRSRSDSSSGHNITAAVEIENVSTEANKSEALASRSKSSKLHLDLNTRSKSKIIDIPKLDVDNLISTTPHTNRTIVEFDQLQALIQPLLCPGCKKSSLKLNSDEKCRKGLSVKLSINCETCRTVVSSNHTSGYSKENKRYSVNNSAVLSSILCGLGSYTFNKLCEHLDIPGMCKKNFLNITKLIYNKGDDIRQALELKTVDLIRRKHAEESGVSINEEDIIDIDVSYDGSWLTRGHTSHIGIGCVVDVLTGYVLDFHIVSTFCLVCQTTGRKIKEKSPSQYSEWFETHKPFCEINYTGSSAMMETHAAEVLWLRSVTKFKLRYTSMLSDGDAKSFKRVTELKPYGDIPIVKEECVNHVGKRMGSALRNLVADCSKKGTSLGGKGHGKLTQNTIKKLTLYYSRAIRKHKNVSDMQKAIMASLYHCLSTDKSPKHQLCPTGSGSWCFYNAAVAKNETPGPHSKLLCTPLNYKLLADHLKPIYKRLSQPALLQRCLLGATQNANESLHSKIWSTCDKKKFSSWNKVTFSVISSIYDFNFGFAASKIMKNILFCKNTFHAHRLGLSRQNQRLSGSAYKKSKVVMRRLQMRKDAKAGRELELRDAEGPTYEAGQF, encoded by the exons atGGCTAGACTCAACAAAAGGCTAGCTCAATTGAAGCAAGCTCGAATGAGTcgcaaattagatctagaaagagtTACTGGTAAATCTAAGACTCTAGTcgatctagataaatctagtaCTTCCACaacaagttctagatctatatcttcatCAACACCTAgccctactagatctagatctgattcATCTTCTGGACATAATATTACGGCAGCAGTTGAAATTGAGAATGTGTCTACCGAAGCCAATAAAAGTGAGGCATtggcatctagatctaagtctagtaaaCTTCATTTAGATCTCAATACCAGgagtaaaagtaaaattattgaCATTCCCAAATTAGATGTTGATAATTTAATATCCACCACTCCACACACTAACAGAACAATAGTTGAATTTGACCAACTTCAGGCCCTTATACAGCCTTTACTTTGTCCTGGCTGCAAAAAGtcttcattaaaattaaattctgaTGAAAAATGTCGCAAAGGCCTGTCTGTTAAACTTAGCATTAACTGTGAAACATGCAGGACAGTTGTAAGTAGCAACCATACATCAGgttattctaaagaaaataaaagatattcTGTTAACAATTCTGCAGTTCTATCATCAATTTTATGTGGATTAGGTTCCTACACATTTAACAAACTGTGTGAACATTTAGACATACCtggaatgtgtaaaaaaaactttctaaatATTACTAAACTAATTTACAATAAAGGTGATGATATCCGACAGGCCCTAGAACTTAAAACTGTTGACCTTATTCGTCGAAAGCATGCGGAGGAAAGTGGAGTTTCTATAAACGAAGAAGATATCATTGATATTGATGTCTCATATGATGGCTCGTGGCTAACCAGAGGACACACTTCACATATTGGAATTGGATGTGTTGTTGATGTGTTAACAGGATATGTTTTGGATTTCCACATagtttcaacattttgtttggtCTGTCAAACCACTGGCAGAAAGATTAAAGAAAAATCCCCATCACAGTATTCAGAATGGTTTGAAACACACAAGCCTTTTTGTGAAATCAACTACACAG GTTCATCAGCTATGATGGAAACACATGCCGCAGAGGTATTATGGCTGAGGTCAGTTACAAAATTTAAGCTTCGCTACACATCAATGTTATCTGATGGAGATGCTAAATCTTTCAAAAGAGTAACTGAACTTAAACCTTATGGTGACATTCCCATAGTAAAAGAAGAATGTGTCAACCATGTTGGTAAAAGGATGGGATCTGCACTTCGAAATTTAGTTGCTGATTGTAGCAAAAAAGGTACTTCTCTTGGAGGCAAAGGGCATGGTAAACTAACTCAAAACACTATAAAAAAGTTAACACTTTATTACTCTAGAGCCATTAGAAAGCATAAAAATGTTTCTGATATGCAGAAAGCTATAATGGCATCTCTTTATCATTGCTTGTCAACTGACAAATCACCGAAACATCAATTGTGTCCAACTGGATCTGGCTCGTGGTGCTTCTACAATGCTGCTGTTGCTAAAAATGAGACTCCTGGTCCACATAGCAAGCTTCTCTGCACTCCTCTAAATTATAAGCTACTAGCTGACCACTTAAAACCAATATATAAACGCCTCTCCCAGCCAGCCCTCTTACAACGTTGTTTGCTAGGTGCTACCCAAAACGCCAACGAGTCTTTGCATTCCAAGATTTGGAGTACTtgtgataaaaagaaattttcttcTTGGAACAAGGTAACATTTTCAGTGATATCCTCTATTTATGACTTTAACTTTGGATTTGCTGCttcaaaaataatgaaaaatattctGTTCTGCAAAAACACGTTTCATGCCCATCGTCTTGGTTTGAGTCGACAGAATCAACGATTAAGTGGGTCGgcgtataaaaaaagtaaagtggtCATGAGACGACTCCAGATGAGGAAAGATGCAAAAGCTGGAAGGGAACTTGAGTTAAGAGATGCAGAGGGACCTACTTATGAAGCAGGACAgttttag